The window ttaaaaaataaatcaatgtgATTTGATGTGATTTGATTGTCCAGTTTACAAATTAGATATGAAATTAACCACCTAATAAATATGAAATTACATATTTTACATTAATACGAGACTTCAAATAACACTGTTAGGTAAATATATGgcttaaaattatattattttttactctCATCGAATGAACCGTTGTCATCAAATAAACGTAGAGtctaatttattctttcttaaTAATTATATGACTAAATTTATACCTTATTGTAtgataatataattattaattatttcgTTTACTACCTAAGACCTCAAAAATACTAGAGCCGCTTCTGCATACTATATAGAAATTTATTAATCCTAATATTTCCAAACAATATCAATTCCACTCATACATAATGAAAAATTTGACCGGAGACCGTTATTTGACCATGACTTAGAGCATTTCAAACAATTTTGTCGACTTGAAGCATTTTCGTATATTGTGTTATTTGTAACTATTACAGGGGCGGAGACAATGGTAGGTCTGGAGGGGCTCAGAGCCCCCGACGGTTGGAACTGCCCCTACTGTGCATGGTTTTGGCGACTCGGGCGCTAGAGTCACTCCTACCATGGATTGTTTCGGTGTCTTGTTTTCGATAAATTAAGGCAGAGATGATTAATTAGTTCGTTGAGTTTGTATTTAGTTAGAAAATCcaacttgattaatatatgataaGGGATAAATTTATTTATGATTGTTCAAAAATATCCAATcttatttttgttatttaaatctatcttaattttgagaagtttaaGTGGTACGGAAAAATTGGTTctgaatatgtatatatatgcaaataaaaaattgagagaattcgatttagcaatttttttaCACAATCCTATAATCGCCACTGGTTGTTTAGAACTGTATTAATAACACATAATTAGTGACAAATACATGATAAGTCGGTTGGGAGGATCAATTTTACACGTGTGTGCATAAAAAAACTTTTGCTAAATCAAACTCCCTCAATTTTTACCATTTAAGTGATCCAGAACTAATTTTTATGTAcaactataatttttttcaaaattaagctagatttgaaCCACAAATGTAAAATTGAGTCTTTTATAATAGATTTAGAAAAATTTATCGCCTATTATATATTAATCAAGTTGAATTTTATAATCAAATACAAACTTAATAAGTTAATTAATCACCCCAAATCTTAATTTATTGGAAACAGAGAACCAGACTCATATATAGTAGAGGTAGTTTATTGGGTGACAAAATCATCAATGATAGGGGTTGTTTTTGCCAAACCGGGGTCTGTCGCCCTCCTCTATATCCAAACCTGCACACAATAAATATTTTCcgcataattaatttttaaattatataatataaccGTTAAATAAAGAATCAAGTTCGAATTCGCTTAAATTAGTGATCTCAAATTCGAATTTAATGGGTGTCTCAAAAGCCTCGAACTGAACCGAGTAATTAAAAATTTtatcacaaaaaaaacaaaatcaaggGAATCAATAGTCCCCTAAAAACGATagggtttttttattattttttgttatttttctcCAAAGAAACAAAAGCAACAGACAGAATCATTGAAAGCAAAACATTGGACAATTAGCTCAAAATCAAGATATTATTTTTCTCTCACATTCTCcactttttctctcttcttccgTCGAAACAGCAACAAACCCACATTTTTTATTAGTCTTAACTCTCTTTTACACTTTATAGGGATCTGggttctcaaaaaatttcacagAACACTTCCACTTTTCTTCAAAAGAATTCTGCCCCTTCTTAAAGTGTTAAAATGTTACTATTATAGTCAAAAGTGTCAAACTTTTTTCTACTCACTTCCAGATCTTGAAACAGCTGCATTTCGAATTACTTCAACAGTCAGCAGCAGATCTTGAAATGGGTTTAGAATAATGGGGTTTGATTGTTTTCTACTGGGTAATTGATATCTGAAACTGGCTCCAACAAAGTAGGAAATTGTTTCTTTGTTAGTGTGAGTTTGAGTGTGAGAAGTGAATTGATGGGGTTAAGGATATTGTTGGCATTGGTGGCTACTTTCATGATTGGGTACATTGTGAAACCCCAATTTTACTCGAGGAGTCGTACAAGTAATCCAGCTTCATCTTCATGTTCTTGTGATTGTGATTGCAATGAAGATTTTTCCTTGTCCTTGCCATTAGGTCAGATTTTGCCTTTCTGAATAGTGTATGTTATTTTCTATGTTTGTCACTGTTTTGATAAACTTTGAGTATGTGTTTGTTTAATCAGGTTTAGTAGACTTGTAATTATGAGCATTCACTCTTTCTCGTGCAGAATTTATCTTCCCTGGTTCTGAAAATGCTTACTATGGGTTCATTTGCTtatgtttatatatttattctgatgtatgttgcacggaaactcttctttgTTAGCTTTTTTGCGTCCGTGTCCGTTCCCGTATCAGTTTCGTTTTGGTTTCCTATGTAACTCTTCTTTGTTAGCGTTTTCCCGTCCGTGTCTGTTCCCGTATCAGTTTCATTTTGGTTTcctatgtttttttagaatcCGTATCAGTTTTGTTTTGGTTTCTTATGTTCTTTTAGAATTAGTGTTTCCCGGTGTCCGTTTCTGTTAAAGTTTCTATTTTCCTTTCCTAAATCCTAACtatgttttttagaaataacatttgcTAGTATACGTTTCCGTTTTTGTGAAATATGGATTCTGATTTCTTATACAATTTATCACATGACAATACGGAGACAACCCACTTAACACGACCCGTTTGACAcgattattatttttgtgatttatgtaatatataacCACGTGGAATATATAGATTAAGTAACACGATAACCCATTTTAACGCCCTTAGTTTCTTACAACATGAGAGGCCCTATATGCAACTTCTTTGCTCTTTATCTTGGATGCCATTTGTGCTCTGTGCCTTCAGCTTCTTAGTGTTTCATACTTCGAATTGAACCATTTTCATGTTGTGCAACATCAACATCATCATGTTTTCTCCCCCTTTACAAACATTGTTTATTTACACTAATTTTCTTCTGATGTCTACTGCTCTGCAGGACTTGTCAACAGCTCATACGCAGGTCAGTTATTCGTGCATCATGCTAGTTATCATAGTTCGTCTTTCTATTTTTCGAAAGTTGTTAGCTTTCCATGTTAGTTAGTTGAAGTGTTTCCAGAGTTGGAAGTTCAAATCTCTGAAACCTGTAAAATTACTCTCATATTCTTAATCGTTTCAATTTGCTAACTTGTGTGACAGGATAAGAAATGTGACAATCAAGTAACTGAATATCTATACTCTGCTCGCATTAGAACTAAGATTTACAGTGAAAAACGAAGAAAACTATAGATTTAGTTTTATGCTGAGGTTAATTTCATGTGTACTGAATTTGCAGACTGTGGCAACAGTGATCCTGAAATACAGAAAGAAATGGAGAAGGATATTGTAGCTTTATTATCAGAGGAAATTGGTCTGCAAAGAAGAGTAGCTAATGATTCGTTAGAGCAATCAAAGGCATTAGTAATGGATGCTAGGAGATCTTCAATGCACTATCAAAGAGAAGCAGAAAAGTGCAATTCACAAACAGAAATTTGTGAAGAAGCAAGAGAAAGGGCAGAAGCACAACTAGTTGATGAATTTAAGGTTTCAGAATTATGGGAGAAACGTGCCCGAGAACTCGGATGGGAAGAAGATAGAACGAGTACATGATCATGACTGCATTTTTTCTGTAACTTGTTTTGGGGTTATGAATTTGCAGAATGCTTGTATAATTTTTCTTGCAAGTCTCTTGTTTCATCTTATGTTTCAGAGTCCCTTTTAAGCTAAGCTGCCTTCAATGTAAAGAATGAAACTAATGAAATCGTTCTGTATTTCTTGAAGTTACCAGCAACTCTTATATTAGCTTTTCTGCAAGGTAGCTATTCACTGTTCAATTTCTGCACTTAGGCAAACTGTTGCAGATCTTTAGAAACTTTATAAACGGGACAATGTACAGAAATACTCATATTGTTAGAAACAAAAGTAATTTTACTTCCAACGCCATAAATGGTACAATTGAGAGCCTAACGCTACAAGTTAAGCCAATTCTAGACATTAATTTATAGGAAGACCCAAAAACACTTGATAAGAATTCAGGCAATATATAAGACTTACACGATGTCATGTGCATACACGTATGTATCTTAAATACGTTGTTGATAAGTGATAACATCACACAAGCTGATTGGATTAATGAGATTCATAACCGAGACAAAATTCCTTTAATGATATTTGAAATTGATCTGGTTTGCCAAAGCTATGCCGTCAATTGTACCATTTACAGCAAAGTTGTCCTTAATTAATAGGCTTAATATCTTCCTAGCCCCTCAAGTTGTCCCAATACTGCAACTGACCCCTCGAACTTAGACTTATGACAACTAACcctctcaacttgcttatttggaataAATAAGCCATCAAATTGCTCAATTGGAACAAAAGttgcttatttagaacaaatagttcttaaacccaaaaaaaacattcaacataatattacatcagaaataaaaaaattcaaattatcggctgctacatctaactaatcCACTTATACATTAActaaaaggcaaaaaaaaaaaaactcccaaAATAACCTATTTAAGGggttatttgtttcaaataagcaagttgagggagtTAGTtgtctcaaatctaagttcagagGTCAGTTGCAGTATTGGGACAACTTGAGGAGCTCGGAAGATATTAAacctaattaatatttaataaggATAGGAGTATTTTTTATACCTTGATCCCTTTACAATTTTGCAAAAGTCAATAAGCAATTTAAATTTAACCTAAAAGATAATAGGAAACACAGCAAAAACACACCaacttttatttgattaaaaaaaaaagctgcAGGTGCAGTTACAGTTTATCCCATTCAACTTCCTACCTCTAATTTCCTACTCTAAAATTTCACTCTGCAATTTTCATTGCAATGAAGGGAATAAATGGAAGAGATAATTGAACATTTATTTGGCAAATACGTTCACACAACACATACATGAAAACCAAGCAATGCAGGCAGGCAACCCATTATCATTGCCAGAACAAGAGAAACAATGTGTACTCCTCTGCGTGAATATTCTTTTCAGGAATCATAAGAAAAAATCAATCTGTCTCGGCATTGTTAGATCTGGTGCAAAACAACTCCGGTATTTACGAGTCAAGTATGAGCTGTTTGAGGCTGTAAACATACTTGAAAACTAAAGATATGCTCGCTCATCTTAAGTATATACTATCCAGAACTGCAAATCCGGCTGCAACTCCACCTTCATTCGAAGATGATACCTTTGTCCGCATCAAGTATCCACATTGATCATTTACGATAACCTTGTCGTCATTCCT is drawn from Euphorbia lathyris chromosome 9, ddEupLath1.1, whole genome shotgun sequence and contains these coding sequences:
- the LOC136206325 gene encoding uncharacterized protein; this translates as MGLRILLALVATFMIGYIVKPQFYSRSRTSNPASSSCSCDCDCNEDFSLSLPLGLVNSSYADCGNSDPEIQKEMEKDIVALLSEEIGLQRRVANDSLEQSKALVMDARRSSMHYQREAEKCNSQTEICEEARERAEAQLVDEFKVSELWEKRARELGWEEDRTST